From the genome of Pseudomonas migulae:
TGAAGAGCTTCAATGCGGCGTTGTGTGACAGCTGCCGCGAGCAGGTCAAGGCCACCTACCTGCGCATTGGCAAACCCCGCAGCCTGCGCGCCGCCGGGGTGATTTTCTTCGGCACGCCTTACCGCATGGGCGCCATGCTGCCGATTCCGGAAAAGACCAAGGCCGACGCCGAGCTGTGGATCACCATGGAAGGCTGGGACGGTGCGATGCATCAAGCGTCCATCCCGCTGAGCCAGGCATCCCCCGCCACCCTTGAGTGGCTGAACAAACAAGGAGGCAAACCATGAGCAACGTCTTTCGCCCTCTCCACGCTGTTTTGCTGGTGCTGTGCGCCGGCTTCAGCGCCAGCGCCCTGGCCCACAACCCGATGTGCGAGTGCAAGGCCATCGACGCCGAGCAGATCCAGTGCACCGGCGGCTTCTCCGACGGCAGCGGCGCACCGGGCGTGACCCTCGATGTGATCGGCTACGACGAAACCATTCTGGTGCCGGGCAAGCTCGGGGCCGATTCCAAACTGACCTTCAAGAAACCCAGCGCCGAGTTCTACGTGCTGTTCGACGCGGGCCCCGGCCACGTCGTCGAGATCGACCAAGCGGACATCGAAGCGCCATGAGTACGCCTACTACGCACGTCGTCCGCCCGGCCGGAGCCGGCCATGAAACCCTCTATGTGCTGCTGTTGTGCCTGATGATCCTGGCGGTCGCCGGCTCGGTGGTCGCCTGGCGCCATGAGTCCCAGGAAACCAGCAACGTCAGCAGCCATCAACTGGATGCCCGCCGAGACCTGAGTGCTTCCGAGCAAGGCATCTACGCCGACCTGCGGGTGACGCTGGATGAGATTCACCTGTTGCGTCAGGAACAGCAAACCCTGCCGACTCCCGAAGTTCTCGCCGACGAGGGCTTTGCGCCGTTCGCCCAGGACGCCAGTTCCGTCAGCCGTGGCGGCCATGCCTGGCAATTGCTCGACGCCAAGGGTTACTTCGGTCAGAGCCAGGCGCCCACCGTGGCCGGTTCGTTTCTGATGCGCCTGACTGCTGACGATGATGCCCCGGACATCTGGCTCAATCGTGCCGCCGACCTCAAGGCGCCAACCGACATGGCCGACGCCGCGCTCGAAAGCGCTGGCTGGCAGCAGATCGTCGCGCAATTCGATGCCGGCGTGACCCGCCAGCACCGGCACTGAACCCTCGCCTTCACCCGAGAGAAGACCGCTTTCCCATGCCTATTTCATCTCAACGCTCTTTCTTGCGCCTGCTGCTGGTCGGGCTGTTCGCCTGCCTGCTGACACCCTTGGCCAGCGCCGACGAAGCCAAGCGCCTGCGCATCGGCATCACCCTGCACCCTTATTACAGCTACGTGGCCAACATCGTCGGCGACAAGGCCGAAGTGGTGCCGCTGATTCCCGCCGGTTTCAATCCGCATGCCTACGAACCTCGCGCCGAAGACATCAAGCGCATCAGCGGGCTGGACGTGGTCGTACTCAATGGCGTAGGTCATGACGACTTCGCCGACCGCATGATCGCGGCCAGCGAAACGCCGAACGTGCCGGTGATCGAAGCCAACGAAAACGTACCGCTGCTGGCCGCCACCGGCGTCGCCGCTCGCGGTGCCGGCAAGGTCGTGAACCCGCACACCTTCCTCTCGATCAGCGCGTCCATTGCCCAGGTCAACAACATCGCCCGTGAACTGGGCAAGCTCGACCCGGACAACGCCAAGACCTACACCCAGAACGCTCGCGCCTACGGCAAACGTCTGCGGCAGATGCGCGCCGACGCCCTGGCGAAACTGACCCAGGCGCCGAATGCCGAGTTGCGGGTGGCCACGGTTCATGCGGCCTACGACTACCTGTTGCGCGAATTCGGCCTGGAAGTCACCGCCGTGGTCGAACCGGCGCACGGCATCGAGCCGAGCCCGAGCCAGTTGAAAAAGACCATCGATCAACTGCGCGAACTGGACGTGAAAGTGATCTTCTCGGAGATGGACTTCCCGTCCTCCTACGTCGACACCATCCAGCGTGAATCCGGGGTGAAGCTGTACCCGCTGTCGCACATTTCCTATGGCGAATACACCGCCGACAAATATGAAAAGGAAATGACCGGCAACCTCGACACCGTGGTGCGGGCGATTCAGGAGTCTGGCGCATGACTGCAAAAGAAACGCTCATCGACTCCGAATCCCCTGTGGGAGCGGGCTTGCTCGCGAAGGCGGTGGATCAGTCAGCATTATTGAAAAATGACACACCGCAATCGCGAGCAAGCCCGCTCCCACAGGTTTCGGGCCCGACGCTGGATTTTGCGGAGGTCAGCCTGACGCTGGGCCGCACGACGATCCTCGACAAGGTGACTTTCCAGGTCCAGCCCGGCAGCGTGCATGCGCTGGTCGGCCCCAACGGTGGCGGCAAGAGTTCGTTGATCAAGACCCTGCTCGGGCAGATGCCGCATCAGGGCCGCTTGAGCCTGCAATGGCCGGGCGAACCCGGGACCATCGGCTACGTGCCGCAAGCGCTGGAATTCGATCGCGGGCTGCCGATGACCGTCGACGATTTCATGGCCGCCATGTGTCAGCGACGTCCGGCGTTTCTCGGTTTGAGCAAGCATTACGCGGCGGCGATTGGTGAGGCGCTGGAGCGCGTCGGCATGCAGGACAAACGCAAGCGGCGCATGGGCGCGCTGTCCGGTGGCGAGCGGCAGCGCGTGTTGCTGGCGCAGGGGCTGATTCCGGCGCCGCAATTGCTGGTGCTCGACGAGCCGATGTCGGCCCTCGATGAGGCGGGCATTCAGGTGTTTGAACGGTTGCTCGGCGACTGGCGCCAAAGCGGCATCACTGTGCTGTGGATCGAGCACGACCTGGAAGCGGTCGGGCGTCTGGCGGATCGCGTCACCGGGCTCAACCGCCGGGTGCTGTTCGATGCCACACCGAAGCAGGCACTGACCCCCGAAACACTGCTGACCTTGTTCTCGACCCATCCACGGAGCGCTGCCTGATGAGTTACGAAGCCTTTCGTTTGATGGTTCAGGGGTGGGCATCTTCAGGTTATCTGCCTGAAGCGCTGGCCTATGGATTCGTGGTCAATGCCCTGCTCGCCGGTTTGCTGATCGGCCCGGTGCTCGGTGGTCTGGGCACGCTGGTGGTGGTCAAGCGCTTTGCGTTTTTCTCCGAAGCCGTGGGTCACGCGGCATTGACTGGCGTTGCCATCGGCATTCTGCTCGGCGAGCCCTACACCGGACCGTATGGCAGCCTGTTCGGTTACTGCCTGTTGTTCGGCATTTTGCTCAACTACCTGCGCAATCGCACGGGTCTGGCGCCGGATACGTTGATCGGCGTATTCCTGTCGGTATCGTTGGCGCTGGGCGCGAGCCTGCTGCTGATTCTGGCGGGCAAGATCAACGTGCACATTCTGGAAAACGTGTTGTTCGGGTCGGTGCTGACGGTCAACGGCAATGATCTGCTGGTGTTGGCCATCGTCGGTTCGCTGGTCATGGCGCTGGCGTTGCCGCTGTACAACCGCATCATGCTCGCCAGTTTCAATCCCCAACTGGCGGCGGTGCGCGGTGTGGCGGTGAAGACCCTGGATTACCTGTTCGTGATTCTGGTGACGCTGATCACTGTGGCGGCGGTGAAAGTCATCGGTGCGATTCTGGTCGGTGCCCTGTTGGTCATTCCGGCAGCGGCGGCACGGTTGCTCAGCCAGTCGCTGAAGGGGTTCTTCTGGTGCTCGGTGCTGATCGCCACGGTCAGTACGCTGTGCGGAATTCTTGCGCCGATTGTCTTTGACCTGCCTATCCCGTCCGGCGCCGCGATCATTCTGGTGGCCGGTATCGCCTTCGCCCTCGCCGCCATTGCGCGCGGTGTCGTCCCCAGTCTGAAAGGGAACCTTGGATAAATGTCATTTTCTCTGCGTCAACTGACCCTGGCCGTGGCCCTGTGCGGGCTGGTCAACACCTCGTTTGCGGCAGGCAGCGCCAAGCCGCTGCATGTGCTGGCGTCGCTGCCGATCACTTACGGGCTGGGCGAAGTGTTGCTCAAGGGCACCAACGTCAACCTTGAACGTGCGGCGCCGGCGAACCTGCCTGGTAGCCGTCAGACCGCTTATTTCACCGGACGTGGCGCTCCGGCACTGGCCAAGTTGGCGACCGACGCCGATGCGGTGATCGGCCTGCGTTCTCTGTGGGCGGATGACCCGCTGTACCCGATCTCCCGGCGCAGCAACATTCGCATTGTCGAAGTCGATGCCGCGCGCCCGGTGGACGGCGCCCTGCCCGGCATCGCCGTGCAGCCGGGCAACAAGGTCGATGGCTTGAACAGTCAGCCGTGGTTTTCCAGCAACAACATGGGGCGCATGGCGGATGTGATGGCGGCGGACCTGGTGCGCCTGGCGCCCGAGGCCAAGCCGACAATCGAGGCCAATCTGGCGGCGCTCAAGCAGCGCTTGCTCAAGTTCAGTGCCGACAGCGAAGCGCGGCTGGCCAGTGCCGACAACCTGAGTGTGATGAGTCTGAGTGATCACTTTGGTTATCTGATTGGCGGGCTCAATCTGGAGCTGATCGGCCTCGATGCGCGGCCGGATGCTGAGTGGACGCCTGAAGCGCTGAAGCAATTGGGCGCGACGCTGAAGGACAATGATGTCGCGGTGGTGTTGCATCATCGGCAGCCTTCGGAGGCGGTGAAAGCGGTGATTGATGAGGCCGGTAGCCGGTTGGTGGTGTTGAGTGTGGATGCGGCGGATCCGGTGGGTGAGTTGGAGGGGAATGTGGATTTGGTGATCAAGGGGTTGAGTGGGGTGTAGCAGGCCTTTTGGGTGTACATATCCGTTGCTGCGGTATCGGCCACTTAGGGTTCCGCTCTTAGCGGGTCACTTGGAGAAGCGCCAAGTAACCAGACGCTCTTGCCCCTTTCGTTCGGTGCCTCGCTAGGGCGCGACCACCGCCAATGCAACCGAGGCGGCCTTCGGGCCGACCTGTCCCTTTAAGCGTTCGCATTCCCCTGTGGGAGCTGGCTTGCCAGCGATGGTCGTTAACGATGACGCGTGCTGCCTGAATGAACGCGGTGTCTGGGCGTTCATCGCTGGCAAGCCAGCTCCCACAGGGATTGTTGGGGGCATGACATGGGTGTTCACCCCCGATGATCCTGACGAACTTCAGGCCGGCTATCAGGCCGCCTCGCTTTGTTTTTGATCTTGATCTGCCCCGTCGGAAGGCCGAGCGCAGGTTCTGCGCAGTGGGCACCGCAGCAAGGATGCCGCGGTAGCCGCCCCCGGCCATGGATGGCCGATGGCGGCGGGCCCACGGAGCAGGACCGGAGCGAGGGTATGGCGAGCATTAGCGAGCCACCGTACGTCAGGGGCGCAGGCGCTTGGTTACTTGGCGCTTTTCCAAGTAACCCGCTGTAAAAGCGGAACCAAGAGCCGCCGTTACCGCAGGAATGGATATGTACACCCTCAAAAAACTCGCCGCCTGACACTCAGCCATCGCGGGCAAGCCCGCTCCCACAGGGATCAATGTGTACTCACGAAACTCACTTCCAGACAACACAACGTCCAAAGCAAAAAAAGCCCGCTGACCTAACCGGTCCAGCGGGCTTCTCTTTGCGCGAAAACGTTAGTGAGCCACAGCCTGCTCTTCCATCTTCTTGCGCAAGCTCAACGGACGCATGTCCGTCCAGGTTTCTTCGATGTAAGCCAGGCATTCCTTCTTCAGCCCGCTCTTGCCCACGGTACGCCAGCCTTCTGGCACGGCTTTGTAGTCGGGCCAGATCGAGTACTGCTCTTCGTGGTTGATCACGACCTGAAAGAGGATGTCCTCGCGGTCGAATACTGACGTCATGGTGTCTCTCCATCGCTGTAAGGTGGGCTGCACTGCGTGCGCAGCCGTTATGTAGAAAGAACGTTCCGGGGCCCGGAAAATTTAGAGGCTGGCAGTGGCAGCGGCCATCGCCCGGCCGAAAATCTCGGCAACCCGATCGATTTCCGCAGCGGTGATCACCAAGGGCGGCAGGAAACGCACCACCCCGCCATGACGACCGCCCAACTCCAGAATCAGCCCACGCTTGAGGCATTCACGCTGCACCTGCGGCGCCAGCCGCGCAAAAATCGGCGGATGCCCCTGAACATCCGGCGCACCCGTCGGATCGACCAGTTCGACGCCGAGCATCAGGCCGCGACCGCGAATATCACCCAGCTGTGGGTAGTCCCGCTGCAGGATGCGCAAGTGCTCGCTCAAACGTTCGCCCATGGCAGCAGCGTGCTCACACACCTTGTGCTCGACCAGGTAACGCATCACCGCCGAGCCCGCGGCCATCGCCATCTGATTGCCACGGAACGTCCCGGCATGGGCACCCGGCAGCCAGGTGTCGAGCCAGTCGCGATACACCACCACCGCCAGTGGCAGGCTGCCGCCGATGGCTTTGGACATCACCACCACATCCGGAATGATCCCGGCGTGCTCGAAGGCGAACATCTTGCCGGTGCGGGCAAAACCGCTCTGGATTTCGTCGACGATCAGCGCCACGCCCGCCTTCTCGGTGATGCGCCGCACGCCGCGCAACCAGTCAAGGTCAGCCGGGATCACCCCGCCCTCGCCCTGGACGACTTCCACGATCACGGCGGCTGGCAATTGCACGCCGGCCTCGGGATCGTTCAGCAAGTTATCGAGATAGTTGAGATTGACCTGCACGCCTTGGGCGCCACCGAGGCCGAACGGGCACCGGTAATCGTAGGGATACGGCATGAACTGCACGCCGCTGCTGAGCAACGCACCCAAGGGCTTTTTCGGCCCCAGGCTGCCCATCAGACTCAACGCGCCCTGGCTCATGCCGTGATAACCGCCCTGGAATGACAGCACAGTGCTGCGTCCGGTGGCGGTGCGCACCAGTTTCAGCGCGGCTTCCACCGCGTCGGTGCCGGTCGGGCCGCAAAACTGGATCTTTGCTTCGGCGGCGAGCGCTGGCGGCAGCAGGCCGAACAGGTCCTGGACGAACTGGTCCTTGACCGGCGTGGTCAGGTCGAGAGTGTGCAGCGGCAGTTCATCGGTCAGCACTTGCTGGATCGCTTCGATCACCACCGGATGGTTGTGCCCCAGGGCCAGTGTTCCGGCGCCGGCCAGGCAGTCAATGAAACTGCGGCCTTCGACGTCTTCGACATAAATGCCCTTGGCACGCTTCAGGGCCAGGGGAATGCGGCGCGGGTAGCTGCGGGCATTCGACTCCTGCTGACTCTGGCGGGCCAGCAATGGCGATTCGTTGAACTGATACAGCGTCTCGGCCGGCGCCGGAGTGATCCGGGCCGACTGATCTTCCATAAGGCTGGTAGCGACTGACATCTCTCGACCCCTCAATAAGGTTTTCCTGTTCTGGAAACGCATCAGCGCGCCGAGGATTTAGACCCTTGATCAGCTTTCCATGAAGGTGGCGTCAGTGCTTTGTGCATGGGGATGGCGTGGAGTCCGCCTACGGTGAAGGTTTCGGCGCAGGGCTGATAACCCAGATGACGGTAAAAGGCTTCGCCGGTTCGGGTGCTGTTGAGTCGGGCTTGCGTCACACCCTGTTCGATCAACCAGCTTTCGAGGTCGTGGACCAGCGCCAGCCCGGCACCCCGTCGAAACCATTCCGGTTGTACATAACAGAACGCAATCTTGCCGCTGATGGCCGCCATCGCCACGCCCACCGGTTTGTCCTGCAACAGGGCGATGTTCAGGTACAACCGTGGGTCGTTCAACCACGGCTGAATGTGCCCGGCGGTTTTGTTGTGAGTCCAGGTGGCGACGGTTCGCGGGTCGTTGCGATGGTCGAGCGCACAGCCGACGCGGATCGAACGTTCGACGATCCGGCTGATGATGCCGGCGTCGGCGGGGGTTGCCTTGCAGACGTACAGGGGTGCATCCATGGCGCTGTGACCTCAATCCATTGAGAAAAAGCTGTCGGGGACGATAGCGCCGCAGGTGACAGGAATGCCAATGGAGAGAGGTTACATTTGATGTGCAACACAGATCCAATGTGGGAGCGGGCTTGCTCGCGAAGGCGGACTGTCAGTCAACATTAATGCTGAATGTTCAATCGCTTCGCGAGCAAGCCCGCTCCCACATTTGCTCTACGGTGTTGCTCAGACCGGTTGCAACGGCATGCTCAACTCAACCCGCAACCCATCCGGCCGGCTGTCGAAATGCAGTGTGCAGCCACACCGCTGGACAATCGCCTGGACAATCGCCAGCCCCAGGCCGCAGCCGGTGCTCTGGCCGTTGCGCCAGAAACGCTGGGTCAAATGTTGCAGATCATCTTCGGCAATGCCCGGGCCATGGTCGCGCACCACGAACTGCACGCGGCTGCCGGTGGTTTCCAGGCTCAGTTCAACCGGACCGTCGTTCGGGGTATGGCGCAGGGCGTTGTCCAGCAGATTGCGCAGCGCGGCAATCGACAGCACGGCGGGCATTTGCACCGGCGCATGGGAGAGTGTCGGCGGCAGCTTGAATTTGATCCGCTGACGATCACCGCTGGCGGCATCCTGAATCGCCAATTTCGCCACTTGCTCGGCGCTGCATTGCACACCATCGTCGAACGACAGGCTGCCCTCGACCCGCGCCAGCAGCAGCAATTGTTCAAGGGTCCGGTGCAGACGGTCGGCGCCCTCCTCGGCCCGGGCCAGGGATTGATCCCGCGCCGCGCCTTCAGTCATGCGTGCCACCTGCAGGTGCGTCTTGATCGCCGTCAGCGGGCTGCGCAATTCATGCGCTGCGTCACCGGTCAGTCGGCGTTCGCGCTCGATGGTCTTGCCGATGCGCTGAAACAACTGGTTCTGGGTGTCCAGCAACGGTTGCAATTCACTGGGCAGCGGCTGGATCTGCAAAGGTTCCAGCGAGTCGGCGCTGCGGCGCATCAAGGCATCGCGCATGCGATTGAGCGGCGCCAGCCCCTGGCCGATCCCCAGCCAGAGCAGGCACAGACAACCCAGCAACGCCACGCCCACCGGCACCGAAGCGGCCAGCAGGATCGACATGTTCAGGGCCTCGCGCTCGATCTGCCGATCAGCGGTGGTGATGCGCAGATCACCGCGGGCCAGCGTGAAACTGCGCCACGGCGCGCCGTCGATCATCTGATCGTGGAAACCCATTTTCTCGGCTTCCAGGGTTTGTTGCGGATCGGTGTGACTGCGGGCGAGGATTTCCCCGCGCAACGAGCTGACCTGGCACGCCATACCGCCGGGAATGTTCAGCTGTTCGGCGCTGAAATGGGTGCCCTCGCCCTTGGTCGGCAACGCCGGCAATTGCTCCATCAGGCCAGCGACCATGCGCGCCGATGCCACCAGCCGCTGGTCAAGGGAAAACATCATCTGATTACGCAGGTCGCTGAGCATCCAGGCCGCTGCCAGGGCCCAGATCAGCGCAAAGGCAGCACCGAGCGTCAGGCTCAGGCGCAAACGCAGGCTCATCACTTTTTCAATTCCTCTCCACCATCGGCCGGCCCAAGGCGATAGCCCAGGCCGCGCACGGTCTCGACAATGCCGTTACCGAGTTTACGCCTCAGGTGATGGATATGAACGTTGAGGGCGTTGCTTTCCAGCTCGTCGTTGAAACCGTAGACGCTGTCTTTCAATTGCTCGGTGGACAACACCCGACCACGGTTATGCAGCAACGCCTGCAGCAGCGATTGCTCGCGCCGCGACAAATCCACTGGCTGGCCGCCCAGCATGGTCTCGCGGCTGCTCGGATCGTAAGTCAGGCGACCGTGCTCGATCAGGTTGACGCTGCGCCCCGCCACCCGTCGCAACAGGGTGTGCAGGCGCGCGGCGAGTTCACGCAAGTCGAACGGTTTGAGCAGGTAATCGTCGGCACCGGCCTGCAAACCGTCGACGCGGTCGGTGACCGAATCCCGGGCGGTGAGGATCAGCACCGGGATTTCCAGACCGCTGTGGCGCAACTGCTGCAATAGCTTAAGCCCGTCTTCGTCGGGCAAGCCAAGGTCGAGGACCATCACATCGAACTCGGCGACCTTCAGCATCGCCCGCGCCTTGGATGCGGTGTTGACATGTTCCACGGTCAGACCCTGAGCAGTCAGCCCGGCAACGATCCCGCTGGCAATCAACTCATCGTCTTCGCAAACCAGTACGTGCATGGGAACTCCCCTGAGCCAAAACGCGAGTCAAGCAGATGAAGATTAAGCGGCAATTATGGCAAGCCCTGCTGCGGACGAACAGCACCGCATTCGCCTGGACACTTCTAGCAACTTTCCAACCAACTCCAACGCCTGATTAGTACTTCTAAAAAACCAAGAAACAAAAAGCCTTAAAAAACCAAATGCAAATTACCTTCTACTGGAAATACTCTAAACACTCATTCAAACACAAACAATAACAGGAACTTAAACATGTCTAACCTTCATAACTTTGTGGCCGTCGACTGGCGATCCGGAAGGGACCGGATTTATTTCTTTTTTAAAGATACCAATACTTACTCTCGCTATGACGTTGGTGACGACCGGGTAATTAATGAGCATCCGAGCGACATCACTTCGGAGGGATGGGGCGCCTTTCACCCTCATGCAAAAAACCTCTGCTTCGGATTTCACACCGACCGCATAGTGGGTGACAACAGGTTCAGTTGGGACGCCGACATCCTCTGGCTATTTTATTACGACAAAGAAACACCAATGGTATGCGAATACGACCAGGACGCCGATAAACCGGTAAGTTTCAAGCGTGTCGACCAATCGATATGGCACATGCTACTACCCTACTTCGACAGCATTATCGCGGGCACTTGCTGGCAAAGACCCTTTAAAGTCACAGGAAAATACATCTTCAAGTTCATTTTAGACGATGGGAAATACCTCTATCTTGATTGGCAAAACAAAATCCCTGTCATCGGCGAAATCGACGACTCTTCTTGGCCAGGGCTTGCAGACTTTAAACATGAAATTATCACCGCCGCACAAGTCGACGCCGACTTCACTGACAACTATCTGTATATCTTTCTGACCGGAAACAGATACTTGAAATACAACATCGACAAAAACCAGCTTCAGGTAGGCGCACGAGACGTCGGCACGAACTGGCCCGGATTAGTGAAGGACTGACTTGACTCCAGCCGGTTAAATCCTGGGGGCGTTAATCACGTTCCCAGGATTGTCGGCACCCGGAAAACAAAACGCCTTTCAGGACCATAGGCGATGATTCTCCATCTGAAAATAGTCCAATCACCTGATTGATTGCAGACGAACGCAGGAAATCAAACACCGGTCTCGCCTGGCATGAGCGCGGTTAATCATCGGTTAATCGCCGCCTCCCATTGTGCACCTCACTTGCAAAGGGATAAGGCTTACCCATGCGTCGTCTGTTTTTGTTTTTTGTTCTCTTGATCTCGGGTGTGGCCCAGGCAGGGACCAATCCGTTCGAAACCAAACCTGAATTCCTGCCGGTGGAAAAGGCCTTCGTCTTCACCTCCGAACGCCTCGAGTCAGGTGAAACACAGCTTTACTGGCAGATCAGCGATGGTTATTACCTTTATCAGAAGCGCCTGAAATTCGATGGGTTGCCCGCCGAGCTGCATCCCGTGCTACCCGAAGGCGAGTCTCACAGTGATGAATTCTTCGGCGAACAGCCGGTTTATCGCCAGGGCCTGGAACTGAAGATACCGGCGGGCGCGACGGGCACGATCAAGGTCGGCTTCCAGGGCTGTGCCGATGCCGGTTTGTGTTATCCACCGCAAACCCAGGTGGTCGACCTGGGCGGCAACGCTGCCACGTCGGCGGCAAACGAAGCACCGGATCAAGCCCTGGCCAGCGGATTGCAACAGCGTGCTTTGGGCTGGAGTCTGTTGGTGTTCTTCGGACTGGGCCTGTTGCTGGCGTTCACCCCTTGTTCGTTGCCGATGCTGCCGATTCTGGCCGGTTTGATCGTGGGCAGCGGCGCCACGCCGAAACGTGGTTTTGCGCTGGCGACCAGCTATGTCGTAAGCATGGCGCTGGTGTATGCGGCGATGGGCGTTCTGGCGGCGTTGCTGGGGGCGAACCTGCAGGCACTGCTGCAAAACCCCTGGTTGCTGGGCAGTTTCGCCGCGGTCTTTGTCCTTTTGGCACTGCCGATGTTCGGGTTCTTCGAACTGCAATTGCCGGTGGCCGTGCGGGATCGACTGGAGAACGTCTCACGCAATCAACGCGGTGGCAGCCTGCTCGGCGCGGGCGTGCTGGGCGCCTTGTCCGGTTTGCTGGTCGGCCCGTGCATGACCGCTCCGCTGGCTGGTGCTCTGCTCTATATCGCGCAAAGCGGCAATGCGCTGCACGGCGGGTTGATTCTGTTCGCCATGGGCATCGGCATCGGTGTGCCGCTGCTGTTGCTGGTGACGGTCGGCAATCGCTTCCTGCCCAAACCCGGCGCGTGGATGAACCTGCTCAAAGGCGTATTCGGCTTCCTGTTCCTGGCCACGGCCCTGCTGATGCTGCGACCGGTGCTGGATGAGTCGCTGTGGATTGGCCTGTGTGGTGCGTTGTTGCTGATTGCCGCCTACAGCGCCTGGAAACAGTCGGAAGGTTTCGGTCGCGTCGCGCATCTGTTTGGCGCCAGTTCATTGTTGCTCGGCGTGTGGGGCAGCCTGTTGATGATCGGTGCGGCGGGCGGCAGCGATGACCTGTTGAAACCCCTGCAGGTCTACAGCGCGGCCAATGCGAGCACTGTCGCCCGCCCGGTCGGCCACGATGCCTTCACCACGATCAAGGACCCGGCTGCGCTGCAACGGGAGCTCGACGCGGCACAGGCCCAGGGCCAATGGGTGCTGCTGGACTACTACGCCGACTGGTGCGTGTCGTGCAAAGTCATGGAAAAACAGGTTTTCGGCCAATCCCGTGTCCTCGACGCCTTGAGCGATGTGCGCTTGCTACGGCTGGACGTCACCGCCGACAATGCCGCCAGCCGCGAACTGCTTGGCCGTTATAAAG
Proteins encoded in this window:
- a CDS encoding thiamine pyrophosphate-binding protein — translated: MSLFAADKPDSKLSRFWHKWRFHINVLLLLVPLGFMPKYFADAALFRGDTGLGEREIGGVQVGPWSLRLAEFRNEAPRLDGPAGYMKSFNAALCDSCREQVKATYLRIGKPRSLRAAGVIFFGTPYRMGAMLPIPEKTKADAELWITMEGWDGAMHQASIPLSQASPATLEWLNKQGGKP
- a CDS encoding DUF6162 family protein gives rise to the protein MSTPTTHVVRPAGAGHETLYVLLLCLMILAVAGSVVAWRHESQETSNVSSHQLDARRDLSASEQGIYADLRVTLDEIHLLRQEQQTLPTPEVLADEGFAPFAQDASSVSRGGHAWQLLDAKGYFGQSQAPTVAGSFLMRLTADDDAPDIWLNRAADLKAPTDMADAALESAGWQQIVAQFDAGVTRQHRH
- a CDS encoding metal ABC transporter substrate-binding protein, whose amino-acid sequence is MPISSQRSFLRLLLVGLFACLLTPLASADEAKRLRIGITLHPYYSYVANIVGDKAEVVPLIPAGFNPHAYEPRAEDIKRISGLDVVVLNGVGHDDFADRMIAASETPNVPVIEANENVPLLAATGVAARGAGKVVNPHTFLSISASIAQVNNIARELGKLDPDNAKTYTQNARAYGKRLRQMRADALAKLTQAPNAELRVATVHAAYDYLLREFGLEVTAVVEPAHGIEPSPSQLKKTIDQLRELDVKVIFSEMDFPSSYVDTIQRESGVKLYPLSHISYGEYTADKYEKEMTGNLDTVVRAIQESGA
- a CDS encoding metal ABC transporter ATP-binding protein — its product is MTAKETLIDSESPVGAGLLAKAVDQSALLKNDTPQSRASPLPQVSGPTLDFAEVSLTLGRTTILDKVTFQVQPGSVHALVGPNGGGKSSLIKTLLGQMPHQGRLSLQWPGEPGTIGYVPQALEFDRGLPMTVDDFMAAMCQRRPAFLGLSKHYAAAIGEALERVGMQDKRKRRMGALSGGERQRVLLAQGLIPAPQLLVLDEPMSALDEAGIQVFERLLGDWRQSGITVLWIEHDLEAVGRLADRVTGLNRRVLFDATPKQALTPETLLTLFSTHPRSAA
- a CDS encoding metal ABC transporter permease, with translation MSYEAFRLMVQGWASSGYLPEALAYGFVVNALLAGLLIGPVLGGLGTLVVVKRFAFFSEAVGHAALTGVAIGILLGEPYTGPYGSLFGYCLLFGILLNYLRNRTGLAPDTLIGVFLSVSLALGASLLLILAGKINVHILENVLFGSVLTVNGNDLLVLAIVGSLVMALALPLYNRIMLASFNPQLAAVRGVAVKTLDYLFVILVTLITVAAVKVIGAILVGALLVIPAAAARLLSQSLKGFFWCSVLIATVSTLCGILAPIVFDLPIPSGAAIILVAGIAFALAAIARGVVPSLKGNLG
- a CDS encoding metal ABC transporter substrate-binding protein — protein: MSFSLRQLTLAVALCGLVNTSFAAGSAKPLHVLASLPITYGLGEVLLKGTNVNLERAAPANLPGSRQTAYFTGRGAPALAKLATDADAVIGLRSLWADDPLYPISRRSNIRIVEVDAARPVDGALPGIAVQPGNKVDGLNSQPWFSSNNMGRMADVMAADLVRLAPEAKPTIEANLAALKQRLLKFSADSEARLASADNLSVMSLSDHFGYLIGGLNLELIGLDARPDAEWTPEALKQLGATLKDNDVAVVLHHRQPSEAVKAVIDEAGSRLVVLSVDAADPVGELEGNVDLVIKGLSGV
- a CDS encoding MbtH family protein; this encodes MTSVFDREDILFQVVINHEEQYSIWPDYKAVPEGWRTVGKSGLKKECLAYIEETWTDMRPLSLRKKMEEQAVAH
- a CDS encoding aspartate aminotransferase family protein produces the protein MSVATSLMEDQSARITPAPAETLYQFNESPLLARQSQQESNARSYPRRIPLALKRAKGIYVEDVEGRSFIDCLAGAGTLALGHNHPVVIEAIQQVLTDELPLHTLDLTTPVKDQFVQDLFGLLPPALAAEAKIQFCGPTGTDAVEAALKLVRTATGRSTVLSFQGGYHGMSQGALSLMGSLGPKKPLGALLSSGVQFMPYPYDYRCPFGLGGAQGVQVNLNYLDNLLNDPEAGVQLPAAVIVEVVQGEGGVIPADLDWLRGVRRITEKAGVALIVDEIQSGFARTGKMFAFEHAGIIPDVVVMSKAIGGSLPLAVVVYRDWLDTWLPGAHAGTFRGNQMAMAAGSAVMRYLVEHKVCEHAAAMGERLSEHLRILQRDYPQLGDIRGRGLMLGVELVDPTGAPDVQGHPPIFARLAPQVQRECLKRGLILELGGRHGGVVRFLPPLVITAAEIDRVAEIFGRAMAAATASL
- a CDS encoding GNAT family N-acetyltransferase; the protein is MDAPLYVCKATPADAGIISRIVERSIRVGCALDHRNDPRTVATWTHNKTAGHIQPWLNDPRLYLNIALLQDKPVGVAMAAISGKIAFCYVQPEWFRRGAGLALVHDLESWLIEQGVTQARLNSTRTGEAFYRHLGYQPCAETFTVGGLHAIPMHKALTPPSWKADQGSKSSAR